From the Oncorhynchus kisutch isolate 150728-3 linkage group LG27, Okis_V2, whole genome shotgun sequence genome, the window atcaaacaaaactatgctacatttgatatctgggaccctcaggatgacaaatcagagcaaggtTACTGAAtggaagtacattatttaccttcagaggtgaatgtatcaaaccaatTGCCATGGTAAAAGCGTTTTgatgtgcactctcctcaaacaacagcatggtatattttcactgtaatagctactgttaattggacagtgcagttagattaacaatcatttgaagctttctgcccatataagacatgtctatgtcctggacagtttgctgttacttacaacgtcattctagtcacattagcgcacgttaacAGCAAACATCCTGgtttagggacaccgatcccgtagaggatAAATTCCATAGGCTACATTCTTCCTTTCTGTACAACATGGCACATTTGTTACACAATATTGAATCTCAACAATGTTAATCTCAAACGTGTAGGAATTCATTGAAATAAACTAGTCAAAACATTGGAGTACAACATACACATACAGCTTTTCCCTTTTGCAGGTTTTCAGTATCTTTGGTCCCGTAAATTGACCCCACATCATCTGTAGGACTAGATTGCTGATGTAGTACGGGATTCAGCTGGGAGAGTGCCACAGTCAGATGAGTACCAAGAGTAGTTACTGTAAAATGACGGGGCACTTGTGTTCGGAGGCATAAAGTCCCACTCTTTGCTTATCTCTGTAATCCTGTGATTCTGGGGGCCCCAGTGCACCGCTGTTGGTCGAGGAGAGCTGCTGGACCGAGTGGAGTCACAGGGGGTCTCCTGCTGTCCTGGTGGCATCTGCCCGTTTCTCCACAGCTTCTTCAACTTGGAGCGACGGTTCTGGAACCAGATCTTCACCTGGGAGAGGAGTAGACatgcagggagaggagtagacatgcagggagaggagtagaCATGCAGGAAGAGGAGTAGACatgcagggagaggagtagaCATGCAGAAGTATAGGGGATGTTTGAAATTCCCATCATATGTACAAGCGCACTGCTACCTCCAGTCAAGTACCTTACATCTCCAGCAAGGATATTACACTTATATACAGTGCACctacagtttacatacacttaggttggagtcattaaaactcgtttttcaaccactccacaaatttcttgttaacatactatagttttggcaagtcggcatctactttgtacatgacataagtcggaggtgaacctgtggatgtattttttaggcctaccttcaaactctgtgcctctttgcttgacatcatgggaaaatcaaaagaaatcagccaagacctcagaaaaaaattgtagaccttaacaggtctggttcatcgttgggagcaatttccaaacgcctgaaggtaccacgttcatctgtacaaacaatagtatgcaagtgtaaacaccatgggaccacgcagccgtcataccgctcaggaaggaaatgcgttgtctcctagagatgaacgtactttggtgtgcgaaaagtgcaaatcaatcccaaactgccttaaaaaagccagattacggtttgcaactgcagatggggacaaaaatcatactttttggagaaatgtcctccggtctgattaaacaaaaatagaactgtttggccataatgaccatcgttatgtttggaggaaaaagggggagggcgtgcaagccgaagaacaccatcccaaacgtgaagcatgggggtggcggcatcatgttgtgggggtgctttgctgcaggagggactggtgcacttcacacaatagatggcgtcatgaggaagggaaatgatgtggatatattgaagcaacatctcaagacatcagtcaggatgttaaagcttgactccaagcatacttccaaagttgtggcaaaatgacttcagggcaacaaagtcaaggtattggagtggccatcacaaagccctgacctcaatcccacagaaaatgtgtgggcagaactgaaaaagcatgtgcgagcaaggaggcctacaaacctgactcagttacatcagctctgtcaggaggaatgggctaaaattcacccgacttattgtgggaagcatttggaaggctacccgaaacgtttgacccaagttaaacaatttaaaggcaatgctaccaaatatgaattgagtgtatgtaaaagtcagacccactgggaatgtgatgaaagaaataaaagctgaaataaataattctctctactattattctgacatttcacattcttacaataaagtggtgatcctaactgacctaaaacaggtaattttttactaggattaaatgttaggaattgtgaaaaactgagttaaatgtacttggctaaggtgtatgtaaacttccgacttcaactgtatgaaatATATTTAACTTAATTAATATAATGCTATTTAAAATCCTCCATCATGGTCAGAAAATTAACATAGCGcacctgtgtttgtgtgagtcCCAGTGACGCGGCGATCTCCGCGCGTTCAGGTAGCGCCAGATACTGCCTAATTCGGAATCTGCTCTGGAGCACACACAGCTGCAGGCTGGAGTAGATTGTTCTAGGCGTCCGGGCTTTCTTTGGATTTCCCTTTACCATTCTGACTtctgtctccttctctttctctgagaAAATGTGTATGATCATTAGCAGGCTTGTCATTAAtcttggttaacccagaactaaaatgtTGTGTTATTTGGTCTGTTCACGGGAGGTAAGCCTATCATTGATTTACACAATATAGCCTGTGCACTAGGTTTAAAACAAAACCTGGCATAAAGAACCAACACAATGTTTCTGAAAAGTACAGAAATTGCCACATCATAGGCTACTAAAAGGGAAAGTATAGGCTAGTCATAAAAGGAAAGTTTTGGCTTTGGCTTTCTGACTGTTCTGCCCTCTCCACTTAATTTACTGCTGCCTTGCTCTCACTTGTGGATGTGCATAATTGTGCTTAATTGCTTGTTATTGATTTATCCACATTTTGGAGCAGACAGTGTAATTTAATGATCAATATGTATCATTCTGACATCTGGATCCTTCTCATCTTTCTGTGAGAAAGAACAAATAGCTTTATGTTCATCTTCTACAAAGGAGTGTATTGCCCATTAGCTGTCAGGTTTGGATGTGCCTGTGCGTAATTGATGCATACAAACTTGGGAGCAGAAAACTGTGAAATTCAGTGATCATGGGCACATCTACACTGGAATAAACAGGTTCGATTATACAATAGATATGAATCACGTTACGCACCTGTGTCCGTGGTGAGAGAGGAAGAGCCCGTATATGATCCATAACAATCATATGAGGTTGGGAACCCAAACTCATAAATCTCGGGACTGTAGTGAGCGTTATTCCCATTATAACCACCGGGAAGAAACGAATTGACTTCAAACTCGAGCTGATGCAGTTGGTTAGGGAAGAAATTGCCCCCTGTAGCAGTTGAAATCGGTAAGGTTGGATATTCCTGTGATTCGTGCATGCTGTAGGGAGTTGATTGCATAGCTGTGGCAACAGTCTAAAGTTATGGCACCATATCCCTATGCAAACCTGTGCGAAGTCCTCCAGGGAGAATTCTATTCAAAATGTTGTTCTCCAATGTTCAAGTCTCCATTGATTGCCTCTCATTCATAAATTGATCAGATTGCCCAAAGTTATTGTGATAGCCCGAATTGTAAATAATAAGTCAACCGCTCTTCTGTTTTTAGTCCATACTGTAGCCTATATGTGGTTGAGTGGTGTCATCTTCTGGTATCCAGGAAAACGGAATGAATCTGCTCCTCTGGATGAGACAGTCTGTGGTATGAATAGTCTGGTGTGACATGAACCGGGAGACGGGTGGGCAAGAAGCCAAAGAAAAATCTCCTTGACCTTGTGCACCTTGTCTTCAAAACCCTTATAATACAGTCATATATTGAcaaatgttttatatttattctttttttttatgggggggggggggggggatggacaACGTTAACCTTTTCACGCAAATAATGTTGAAGGCTTTGGATAATTGTAGCGCACTCTCTGCTCCAACTCACCTTCAGATGGGCAGGAGGTGACGGCGGCATCTGGCGGTCTTCGTGTGATACTGCTACAAGCCGCCAAACACTTCGCCACCCTGTACACACTTGATAATTACCGATGGCGCCAAACAACCATTACAGCTGACTGAGATGACAGGGGGTATATTTACACTCTGTGTGTGCCCACCACACATCGTCTTACCACCTACTCGACTGTAAATACAAAACATTAGCAAGagcttcttaatattgagttgcaccccctttcaCCCCCAAGAACAGCCTCCATTCGttgggtcatggactctacaaggtgtcgaaagagttccgcagggatgctggcccatgttgactccaatgcttcccacagttgtgtcaagttggctggatgtcctttgggtgatggaccattctcgatacacacgggaaactgttgagcgtggaaaaacccagtgttgcagttcttgacacactcaaaccggtgtgcatggcacctactaccatactcagTTCAAAATCACTCACatactttgtcttgcccattcaccatctgaatggcacacatacacaatgtctcaaagcttaaaagtccttctttaacctgtttcctccccttcatctacactcattgaagtggatttaacaagcgacatcaataagggatcatagctttcacctggtcagtctatgtcatggaaaaagcaggtgttcttaattttGTGTATACTCTGTGTGTAAATCATGAtcaacagcagcaacagcaagTGTGGCATAGACTAggctgggctgcatctcaatagtctaaagtggcTTCCTCTTCTTCATCTGCCTTGATCTGAAAACACAGGCTAAGTGAAAGCAACAAGGTGGATGCCCACCAGGAATTGATCATCACCTGTCTAGTTCCAGGTCATTGCCTTCACATCAGTGTTGAGTCATGAGGATGCATGTAGGACTACTGTACCTGTTAAGGCACGTAACTGGCCAGTAGATGGCACTGCACTGCTATTTATGCTCAGTCCACTGAGTGTGAAGAAGTGACATTGACAACTGTGTGTGTGCCACAGCTTCTACCAACATGTCAGGATCTTGGCATGTGGTCGTGCACTCACCATATTTCCACAGGGCCGCCGGTTCAAACCCAGCTCTGGCTGTTCCCTTAGTCGCTACAGTGTGTTGTTTAGGAAAAGAAACACAAACATGAAGTTTACTGCTACTATATTATCAAAGCAAAGTTGTGTAAGCCAAACGTAtgtttcaaatcaaactttacagttaccCAGAAACACCAAGAATCTATTGCAGGGCAAATTCCTGGAATAGTTGAGAGGCTGTGGGTGCATCCTTCAtccttctgttctctgttctggtcCCAGGTGGCTTTGATAAAGCATTAGAAGTGTGTTCAGAGACTATCCAACCAGAGCTTACTGTAGTGCTGAATAACAGATCAGAGATCATCttaccatacacacacatacatatacactgagtgtacaaaacattaagtagaccttcctaatattgagttgcacccccctcccTTTGCtgtcagaacaacctcaattagTCGGGCCATGaacactacaaggtgtcgaaagcgttccacagggatgatggcccatgttgactgcaatgcttctcacagttgtgtcaagttggctggatgtcctttgggtggtggaccattcttcatacacatgggaaactgttgagtgtgaaaacctcagcagcgttgcagttcttgacacaaaccggtgcgcctggcacctactatcataccctgttcaaaggcacttaatatTTGATCTTGCCcatccaccctctgaatggcacacatacacaatccatgtctcagttgtcccAAGGtttaaaagtccttctttaactggtctcctccccttcatctacactgattgaagtggatttaagaaattacatcaataatggatcatagatttcacctgaattcacctggtctgtctaggtcatggaaagagcacgtGTTCTTaatattgtgtgcgtgtgtgtgtgtgtgtgcgtgtgacaaCCCTTACAGTATGTTTACAGTATCCTGAGAGTGGAGTATGTTGTGTACATTAGCTCCACTTTGAGGGAATTGTACCCAGGCTTACTGCAGACAAAAGATTTGACCAATTCACTTCTGGTGTGTGTATCTAGTGCCAGTCATGAGTGCATGTGTGTTCTTATGCTTCTGTCAGTGTGCCAGCTACATAGGTGTGTTCTTCCTGTGGGAAAGACTGGATCAAATAAAGGAGttattctgcttgtttgttctcgCTGTGCAGGTTCACTCATCTCTATATCGTAGGAATCTGGTCCATGCTCAGTTATCTGTAAATGAAGGGATTTTTTAGATCCGATTATGACATTACCTAAGCAGTGCCTGGCTAAGGAGAAGCAGAGTTCCCTTCTGCTGAAAAGATAGGACGCACAAGTATAGTGAATGAGTGTGTAAATAATATTAAGACACATcagatgtttcagcattgtctcaacTAATGTTTTTTTCCTAACTTGTCAGATTTTGTAAAGCTTGTTGAAACAGTGTAAAACAAacgtctttttttaaattttatttattttttacaatttgttTCTTGGTTTTCACAACATTCAATAAATCTGTCATGTGAGGTTCAATAATTCAATTTTACAAGCACAGCAAATGTAACTAGAAACATTCAGCATACAGATACATCACACGGACATATTATACCATACAATAACACCTGCATAGACAGTACATACCAACACACCATTCTAGATGTCACCTCAGATCACACACCATATGCACAACAATAAAAACAAACTTCCTTAACAGAACAATTTGGCAAACTTTAACATAGTATGTGGTTTTTGGGGAGAACACACACCACAACGTTTTCATTTTCAACATTTTCTTCTGGTCAACTGTTTTCCTCAGTAATGTGCGGTATGTTATCTCGTTTGGATAAGACAACAGGGTGGGGTTTTCTACTTCGCTGTATTTCTCAGAGAGTAATAGTCGTGTCCCTGTACAGTCAGTTCCTGTGAATAAGTTAGGTAAATAAAAAGGTTGCTGTGCTGCATCTGGCAGACTTGTGGATCGAGGTTTGGACTGTGACACGCAGCGCTACGGTGTTGCGCTCAGAATCACTGGCCCGCCAGGGGAATAAACCCGTCAACATGATGCGTCTCTGGTGAGGACAGGAGCCAAAGCTCAGCCATCGTGTTTGAGGAgaattgtgtgtttgtgtcgacctgtgagggggagagaggtgagagagaaagggtgagatgGACAGGGAGGAGTAGGGTTGGGTTTGGCTGGGATGACTTGAGGGAGGAACgttgattttttggggggagaaatagggaagggttagggtgggttttgggagggagagggaggagtaactgCAGGGTAAGGGAGGGGCGGGGTGAGGTTTTGGATTGCGATTAGTGgaattctttctttctccctgttTTTCTCTCGCTCTGCATGTTGGAACAGATTCTCTCCTCTGCGCTGTTTTCTCTCTGGCCCCTTTTTCTTCATGTTTCAGGGGGCTGTAAACCAAGGgaaggacaaacacacactgtgagATTCAAATCACCTTTAATTTGTCACAcactccgaatacaacaggtgtagactttactgtgaaatgctgactttacGAGCCCTTCCCCAACCATGCAGAGTTAGAAAGTAAGGAATAAAAAAGGAGATAGTAACACAAAGTAACAAcaacgagactatatacaaggagtaccagcaCTGATTCAATATGCAGGGgaacgaggtagttgaggtaattgtaCATGTGGGTAGGGGTAAAAGGTGACTCGGCAATCAGAATAGGTAATAAACagggtagcagcagtgtatgtgaagagTGGGAAAGTgcatctgtgtgagtgtgtgtggtgtcaataggcatgtgtgtgttggagtgtcagtgtagcaTGTGTGGGTAGTGAGTTCGCATAGAGCCAGTGtaagagagtcagtgcaaaatATAAAAGGCAGTCAATACAAATAGTCTGtgtggccatttgatgaactgttcttatggcttgggggtagaagctgttctggagccttttggtcccagatcCTCAGCGATGTGGACACTGATTAAGTCCATGCTCCCGACACACTCCActtcagccctgtcgatgtgaatggaggCGTACTtgcccctccttttcctgtattccacgatcacctcctttgatttgctgacgttgagggagggtctgttgtcctggcaacacactgccaggtctctgacctcctccctataggctgtcttatcatcgtcggtgatcaggccacctaccaccgttgtgtcatctgcaaacttaatgatgatgttggagtcgtgcgcggccaagcagtcgtgggtgaacagggaggagggtggaggagggtcaacgtggtggatgtgttgttgtctaccctcaccacctgggggcggcccaccAGGAAGTCGAGGATCCAGAGATTCACAAGAACTTTGGGGCGTGCCAGTCATTGCTCAAGTGTGGAGAAGTGTTTACTCAAGGTGGGTCAAGACCAGTTCGTCTAGGGTCACAGTCTAGTACTAGGTTATGATTTTGTCCTTAGTTGGGTCACAACCTTGGGGTACAGTTGTTGTTATGAGCTCATCACCGACTCCACTGGCCCACTCGGTAGTATGGGTAAGCATATGTTGTTCTCACACCCTGGAATGAATGTACAGTTGTGCATAAGCTCTGGGCATTCTGCATACTGCATGTCTAAGCTCCATATGATCCATATGACAGACCCTGGACACGTGTGTCTAAGCTCCAAATGACAGGGGGAGGATTAACAGAGGAAGTTCCCCGCCTCAGTGGGCAGACACAGCTGCTCTGGGCAGACACAGCTGCTCTGGGCAGGAGGAGGCACACAGTTCTCCCTACATGGAGGGGCACCAGCTATAGAATTAGGACCAAATAGAACAGACATTCCAATTCAAATGCAATGTTCTACTGTGGCAAACTCGATCCAAACATTAAGGCAGAGGCCATTTATGCGAGGGAGATCTATCTCTAATTTCATAGGGAAGAACTCAAAACATAAATGGTTACATGTCCCTTATAGAGTGGGAGGTGATAATACAATCATATTGTTTACACAACAGTTACTTGATACAAGCAACAGTTCCAGAACACAATGGCCTTGTGTAAGGGTGCAGACATAACAGGAGCCTATGAAAGGCATAACGTCACAGTCCATCGAAGAACAATAGCGCAAGAAGTTATAACGGCTCACCAACAGCAGTTCCACAATACGTGGAAAGGCTGTGTTACTGTGCATTTAGGACGATGTTAGTTATATACATTATCTTTCTGTGGGACCAGGTTAACTTAACTCTACAGTCTTTTCGTTCAAATGGGGACAAGGAGGATTAagtgtaaaaaaacaacacataTGCTCACATGCGGAAACGCACACACTCCCACATGGTAGGCGGTGTGAGGAATGCAGGTTATATGAACATCATGTGTGACCGTCTGCTTGGGATTAGCTTGTCTTACTAGAGGGGGGtctgtccaccccccccccccccccccccgtccgtccgtccgttcaAGATAGAGATCGTTCTCTACTCATCAGCAAATGTTGCAGACAATAAATATACCAGACACTCACAGTCCAAGTGTGCATAGGATTTATGTGTGTCTGAGTATGTGTTAGTCAACCTGTGAAATCACACCTACCTGGGACTGCCCTGCCCTAGACCTCAGGAATCCTTGGTCTCCATGGTGACTCGTGGAATCCTTGGTCGTGGCCGTGTCTGGACATTCCAAGGGACTTGTGCGGGAAGGTACAGATTaaaaacctgagagagagagagcgagagagagagatgtagacaggCTGTAGACAGGATGTAGGGTGTGGCGGTTGATGGGATAAGCTCTCCATCCAAGTCAGAACATACCATAGCGAGGACACACCtccctgacctgactatgttaaGAGTGCAGAACCTGTGGGCAAGTTGAGGCAGGTGTGAGGGTCTGACAAGTCAACCGACACACATTCACTCATCCCTCTGTCAgaacacactcacacccacacactcgcTCCAGGAAGGCACACATGCACAGTCACAGCCAAGGGGAGCATCCAGGTCATTACCTGTAAAAACATGAGGAggtgaccagtgtgtgtgtttgtgtgaacatgtgtttgtgtgtgtgtgtatgaagagGAGACCAGCGGAATCAGGTTGACTGTTGCTACCCATAACATTTAGCCTGCAAAGAGCCCGTCTCTAAGGGGTGTGTCCAGACCACAGGCTTTGTCATGGGATCCTTTGAAGTGAGAGCATTGTCATTAGTAAACTCAGTGAAAGTAAGTTACTGTAAGTTCCTTAAAGCGGCACTGCAGTCAAAAGCGTGTTTTCCTGTTTTTACATTTCTACATTATGAGGTCAAAATAACACTcggaaattgtgaaaatgatgataatgctaTTTTTGTGTAAGAGCTGATTGAAAATAAATCCTGTaatttcagcctgttcaggtgggatggagtttttggcCAAGATGATGCCATAACAATCTGATCGGATTATtctgaccaatgaccagtcatctTTTATTTGCATATGTATCCTCTTACTTTTAAGGGGTAAGCGGGGTAGGCTCCTAGAGTCTAAATGACCCTATCCGCCAATAAGGTTTgtgaatttaaataaataaatgtgtatCAACACGCCCACATTTCAATAGCAAAAGGAGGCTCAGGGAAATACATTTGGAGTAATTTTAAtgaaatatacacacacagtgatttgtcagacatagcatagcatagcattttcacaattattttaaaataagtaaataataataaaataaaaaagactgCATGTGGGCTTTAATACTAGAACTTATCATTACTCATTGGGTATCtattattacatgttttacttttcattatttctctattttctttctctctacattgttgggaagggcccgtaagtaagtatttcactgttagtctgcaccttgtttacgaagcatgtgactaaAACACTTTTATTTGACTCCCTTCAAACTAATTAACAGTCATTCTGACTGCAACAtttctaacagtgtaattaatataTTTCATATATCGCAAAAATAATTATTTGGTTGTGTGTGGTCGAAGGAAtaatccgtagagctccgagggaggattgtgtcgaggcacagatctgtggaagggtaccaaaaaatgtctgcagcgttgaaggtctccaagaacggtggcctccgtcattcttaaatggaagaagtttggaacttcctagtgctggctgcccagctaaactgagcaatcgggggagaagggccttggtcactgaggtgaccaagaacccaatggtaactctgacagagctccatagttcctctgtggagatgggagaaccttccagaaggataacaatctctgcagcactccaccaatcaggcctttatggtagagtggccagacggaagccattcctcagtaaaaggcacatgacagtctgcttggagtttgccaaaaggcacctaaaggactctcaaaccatgagaaacaagattctctgctctgatgaaaccaggattgtctctttggcttgaatgccaaatgttatgtctggaggaaacccggCAACAtctctaaaatcaaatcaaatcaaatcaaatttatttatatagcccttcgtacatcagctgatatctcaaagtgctgtacagaaacccagcctaaaaccccaaacagcaagcaatgcaggtgtagaagcacggtggctaggacaaactccctagaaaaggccaatacctaggaagaaacctagagaggaaccaggctatgtggg encodes:
- the LOC109871490 gene encoding homeobox protein Dlx2b-like; the protein is MPPSPPAHLKTVATAMQSTPYSMHESQEYPTLPISTATGGNFFPNQLHQLEFEVNSFLPGGYNGNNAHYSPEIYEFGFPTSYDCYGSYTGSSSLTTDTEKEKETEVRMVKGNPKKARTPRTIYSSLQLCVLQSRFRIRQYLALPERAEIAASLGLTQTQVKIWFQNRRSKLKKLWRNGQMPPGQQETPCDSTRSSSSPRPTAVHWGPQNHRITEISKD